TGATGAGCAGTGCCGAAACGAGCATGATCCCCACGACCCTCATGGCAAGGACGACGGTGAGGGCTGTCAGAAGGACGAGGATGCGGTTGATGCGGTCCGTGCGTATGCCCGATGTCCTGGCCGATTCCTCGTCGAAGGTGATGGCCAGGAGTTCCTGGTAGGAAAGGGTGATGACGATGATGAGGCACAGGCACAGCAGGACTGAGGTCCACACCTCCGCGTAGCTTATGGCCAGGATGTTGCCGAAGAGATAGCTGAAGAGATCGATGTTGAAGCCGCCCGCCACGCTCGCGATGAGGATACCCCCGGCTATCCCGAGGGAGGAGACGATGCCGATGGCGGCGTCACCGTAAAGACGGGCCTTGTCGATGAGCTTGAGGATCCCGAGGGCGCTTGCCGCCACGATCGGGACCGCCACATAGAAAGGATAGGCCTGGAAGAGGAGTCCCACGGCGACACCTCCGAAGGTGACGTGGGCGAGCCCGTCGCCTATGAGTGAAAGCCTGCGCAGGACGAGAAACGTCCCCAGCGCCGAACAGAGCGCGGCTATGAAGGAGCCCGCAAGCAGGGCCCGCTGGATGAACCCATGGCTGAAAAGGTCAAGGAAGTCCAACGGCCCCTCCGGGCAATGAATGAGAAGACGGAATAAGGTATGGCGCGCCCGCCCAGACACATCCGGCGACAGTTTGGCTCGTGGTCATTGGTGATTGGTCAATCATCATCACGTGTCATGCCTGTGACAGATCATATGCTGGGAGTGCTCGCCGAAGTAGTCCGTCATGTCCGTCGAGAGGCAGAAATCATCGAAACCACCAAAAAAGATGAGACTTTTGTCCAGATAGAGGAGTTTCGAGGCGTGCAGGCCGATGGTGCCTATGTCGTGGGTTATCATGATGATCGTCACCTTCCTGTCCCTGTTGAGACCCTTGAGGGTCGCAAAGAACCTTTCCCTGCCCTCGGGATCGAGGGCGGTCGTCGGCTCGTCGAGAATGAGGAGCTCGGGCCCGGCCACCAGCGCCTTCGCTATGAGCACGCGCTGCTGCTGGCCTCCTGAGAGCTCTCCTATGAGTTTGTTCCTGATGGACGTGATATCCACGAGTGCCATGGCTTCGTCGATGGATCTCCTGTCCCCCCGTGCGACCCTCCTCGGGAAACTCTTGCCGGCCAGCAGTCCCAGCGCGACGATCTCTTCCACCGTGGCAGGAAAGTGGGGATTGAAAGCTGATATCTTCTGGGGAAGATATCCGATCTTCCTCCATTCCCTGAAGACATCGGCACTCTGTCCGAAGAGCGTGATCGTGCCTCCTGTCGGTCTGATCAGGCCGAGCAGCAGGCGGATAAGGGTGGTCTTGCCGGAGCCGTTCGGCCCGACGATTCCCAGAAATTCCCCTTTTTCGAGGGTGAAGGTGATATCGCTCAGTATCTCGACGCCGTTGAACCGGAAGGACAGGTTCTCCGTCGTCACCACGCGCGTCATCTGCATTCAAGACCTTTCCTGAGATTCTCGAGGTTGTTCTCCATGAGAGAGATGAACGTCGCACCCTTCTCGAACTCGTCCTTCGTCAGGTTGTGGGCTCCGTGGAGATAAAGGAGCGTTGCCCCCGTCTCCCTGGCGAGAAGCTCCGACACCTTCGGATTGATCAGTTCTTCGAAATAGACGTAACGGATACCGTTCTCATCCATTTTCTTCTTGAGGGCGATGATCTTTCTCGCCGTCGGTTCGGCATTCGGAGACCCTTCGTAGGCGCTTACGTATTCGAGGCCGTACCTGTGCGCGAGATAGCCGAAGGCGAAGTGGCCGCCGTGGATGAGGGTCTTCTTCCTGCATGTCCCCAGGGCTTCCCGGAACTTTCCGTCGAGCCTGGAAAGCCGTTCTTTGTAATCCGTTGCGTTCTTGCGGAAAAGATCACTTCCCCGGGGGTCGGCAGCGCACAGACCCTCCGTGATCGTGTCGACCATTGTCATGGCATTCCCGAGATCCATCCAGATGTGCGGGTCGTAGGCGCCATGGTCGTGGTGCCCGTGGCCATGCTCCTTTCCACCGCCTGTATGGTGCTCGCCACCGCTCTTCATCAGCCTGATGCCCCGGCTCGCGTCGACGGTGATAAGGGTCTTGTTGGCGACTCCTTTGAGCAATTCTTCCGACCAGGGTTCCATATACCTGCCGGTGTACACGAAAAGCTGCGCGGAATCGACACGCGCCATATCGCCCGGTTTCGGTTCAAAGGTGTGGGCCTCCACCCCCGGCGGCAGGATGAGGGTCACCGTGGCCCTGTCGCCGGCTATCGCCCTCGTGAGATCGTAGAGGGGAAAGAGGGTGGTGACGACGGTGATCTTCCCGGGGCTGTCGGAGACATCCTTCCGGTCCGGTCCGCAGGAAACGGCTGTGACGAGGAGCGCCGCCAGAAGAACGAATATGGCCGGCCGCAGCGTTTTCATTGTTCCTCTCCTCTGCCAGCCGAGCAGTCGCTGCAGATCCCGAAGACCTGCATGATGTGCGATGATACGGTTGCATTCAGGGTCCGCGAGACCTCTTTCTCGATCTCCCCGAATGCGCAGAAATTGAGATCGTCCACTTTCCTGCAGGAGGTGCAGACGAAATGATGGTGGTGTTCCCTGTTACCGCAGAAGAAGTAATAGAGCTTCCGGTCCGGATGAATAACCTTGGAGATGATGCCGCGGCCCGCCAGTTCCTCCAGGTTGCGATAGACCGTGGGAAGCCCGATGGCGCGAAAACGCTCCTTCATTCTTGCCCACACCTCGTCGGGGCTGAGGTAGATCGAGGCGTTGCGCAGGATATCGAGGATGGCGAGCCTCTTTGGCGTTGCCTTGAGTTTGAGTTCCTTGAGAATATGGTTGTGATCCATCATGACAATCTAAATAGAAATCATTTTCGTTTATTCTATGTGAAAGAGAGGAGGATGTCAATGCCACAGTGCGGGAAACACTGCCAGGGTAGGGTCCGGAGCGTCTACCGTTCCACGGGGTTGCCCCTTTTCACCCATGCGCGATATCCGGCCAGAAAGGTCATGACGTTGGTGTATCCCGCGTTCCGTGCCGCGACCGCGGCCGTGAAGCTGGGGGCTCAGCCGTACCCCCTGCAATAGAAAACGATGGGGGTGTCCTTTTCAGGGGGGAGAAGGGACGCCAGCCTGTAGAATTCCTCCTGGGGAATGTGCAGGGCGCCGGGAATATGACCCGACGCGTATTCGAGGGTGGTCCGGTTATCGACGATAAGAAGTCTCTTCTCCGTTTCCATCAATCCTTCAAGTTTCCTGATGTCGATGTCTCCGATGCTGTCGACGAGGAAACAACCGGCCGGCATAAGAAACGAGAGGTTGAACGCCAGGAGGGCGAGAAGGGGCAGGGCATGTCTCAAGGCGGCGGGCAAATGGCGACTGGTCATAGGTTGCTCAAGGGAACGTTGTGATTCACGGGTTGTATATCTTTCGGACCTTTTCCTTCGCCTCGCTGACCTGTGCCGGTGAAAGCTTGAGTCCCGCGGGCGTGTGTTCCGGTTCCGCGCCGATACTGTAAATGCGCTCGGGAAGGCCTGCCTGTTCCTTCATGCCCGGAGGCACTTCGGGGACCACCCCTATGGCCCTGTGCACATCGTCGGGGAACTTTCCGGGATCGGCCGTCTCATAGATCACCGCCGGCCGGTCATGCTTTCCGCGGAGGTATTCCTCCAGGGCGGCCCAGCCCACGGCACCATGGGGGTCGAGGATGATGCGGTAGCGCTCGTGGACGTCCTTCATCGTTTCAAAATGACGGGGATTGCTGATCCCGAGGGAAACGATGTCCCTCCGCATGGCCTGCATATCGGGCATGCGGTCGATCATGCCCGGTCTCGTCACGTTTCCCGTCGACGGGTCTCTTTCGTCGTACATATGGCCGCCATAGAAATCGATGAGGCGCGCCAGGTTGCTCGGATGGGAGACGATCATGGCCGATGACGGGGATTTGATGGAAGGCCGCACGGTGTAGGTCCCGGAGGCGAGGAAATCGGGAAACTCGGTATTCTCGTTGACACCGCATATGATCGTTTGGACGGGAAGCCCCATCTGTCTCGCCAGGACGGTCCCCATCATGTTGCCGAAATTGCCGGAGGGGATGCTGGCGATGAAGGGCTCCGAAGAGGTCTCCATCTGCGAATAGGCGTAAAACGGGTAGACTGCCTGGGGAAGGAGCCTGCCCACACTGATCGAATTTGCCGAGGTGAAACGCTCCCCGTCGCCGAAGAGTTCGAGGGCGAAGGACGTGTCGCCGAGGATGTTCTTGGCGAGTGCCTGGCAGACATCGAAATCGCCGTTCACTTCAAAGGCGTGGACGTTGCCGCGAAGGGTGGTCATCTGGCGCCGC
The DNA window shown above is from Syntrophorhabdus sp. and carries:
- a CDS encoding metal ABC transporter permease, producing the protein MDFLDLFSHGFIQRALLAGSFIAALCSALGTFLVLRRLSLIGDGLAHVTFGGVAVGLLFQAYPFYVAVPIVAASALGILKLIDKARLYGDAAIGIVSSLGIAGGILIASVAGGFNIDLFSYLFGNILAISYAEVWTSVLLCLCLIIVITLSYQELLAITFDEESARTSGIRTDRINRILVLLTALTVVLAMRVVGIMLVSALLIIPAVTALQFARGFRATIMISCFTGILSVLAGITISFVLDLPAGATIVLVNFALFLLSFTCARLRARNASRRPPDTA
- a CDS encoding transcriptional repressor, which encodes MMDHNHILKELKLKATPKRLAILDILRNASIYLSPDEVWARMKERFRAIGLPTVYRNLEELAGRGIISKVIHPDRKLYYFFCGNREHHHHFVCTSCRKVDDLNFCAFGEIEKEVSRTLNATVSSHIMQVFGICSDCSAGRGEEQ
- a CDS encoding zinc ABC transporter solute-binding protein, giving the protein MKTLRPAIFVLLAALLVTAVSCGPDRKDVSDSPGKITVVTTLFPLYDLTRAIAGDRATVTLILPPGVEAHTFEPKPGDMARVDSAQLFVYTGRYMEPWSEELLKGVANKTLITVDASRGIRLMKSGGEHHTGGGKEHGHGHHDHGAYDPHIWMDLGNAMTMVDTITEGLCAADPRGSDLFRKNATDYKERLSRLDGKFREALGTCRKKTLIHGGHFAFGYLAHRYGLEYVSAYEGSPNAEPTARKIIALKKKMDENGIRYVYFEELINPKVSELLARETGATLLYLHGAHNLTKDEFEKGATFISLMENNLENLRKGLECR
- the thrC gene encoding threonine synthase — its product is MGEIVYYSTNNPAERVNFETALLTGMASNYGLYMMARKDIPVLSRERIEAMKGMTYAGIAYEVLEPFLGHEVPPARLRSLLDDAYDTRRIPTAVQKVTGRTHIIWLTRGPTYSFKDYAARFFGRMLNHFLGERGLRRVVIVATSGDTGGAVADALLGLDNIDNIVFYPKGSISEGQRRQMTTLRGNVHAFEVNGDFDVCQALAKNILGDTSFALELFGDGERFTSANSISVGRLLPQAVYPFYAYSQMETSSEPFIASIPSGNFGNMMGTVLARQMGLPVQTIICGVNENTEFPDFLASGTYTVRPSIKSPSSAMIVSHPSNLARLIDFYGGHMYDERDPSTGNVTRPGMIDRMPDMQAMRRDIVSLGISNPRHFETMKDVHERYRIILDPHGAVGWAALEEYLRGKHDRPAVIYETADPGKFPDDVHRAIGVVPEVPPGMKEQAGLPERIYSIGAEPEHTPAGLKLSPAQVSEAKEKVRKIYNP
- a CDS encoding metal ABC transporter ATP-binding protein — encoded protein: MTRVVTTENLSFRFNGVEILSDITFTLEKGEFLGIVGPNGSGKTTLIRLLLGLIRPTGGTITLFGQSADVFREWRKIGYLPQKISAFNPHFPATVEEIVALGLLAGKSFPRRVARGDRRSIDEAMALVDITSIRNKLIGELSGGQQQRVLIAKALVAGPELLILDEPTTALDPEGRERFFATLKGLNRDRKVTIIMITHDIGTIGLHASKLLYLDKSLIFFGGFDDFCLSTDMTDYFGEHSQHMICHRHDT
- a CDS encoding rhodanese-like domain-containing protein; translated protein: MTSRHLPAALRHALPLLALLAFNLSFLMPAGCFLVDSIGDIDIRKLEGLMETEKRLLIVDNRTTLEYASGHIPGALHIPQEEFYRLASLLPPEKDTPIVFYCRGYG